A stretch of Dasypus novemcinctus isolate mDasNov1 chromosome 14, mDasNov1.1.hap2, whole genome shotgun sequence DNA encodes these proteins:
- the PAG1 gene encoding phosphoprotein associated with glycosphingolipid-enriched microdomains 1, translating into MGPAGSVLSGQMQMVLWGSLAAVATCFLITFLIFLCSSCDREKKPRQHSGDHENLMNVPSDKEMFSRSITSLATDAPASSEQNGALTNGDILSEDSTMTCMQHYEEVQTSASDLLDSQDSTGKPPKCHQSRELPRIPPDSVVDTMLNTASAGGDQGQGTEGPYEVLKDSSSQENMVEDCLYETVKEIKEVGATAPLDRGHGAKSKSTTALKELLGPQSEGRAEFAEYASVDRNKKCRQSVNAESILGNAGDPEEEAPPPVPVKLLDENENLQDKGERKANEDGATEGPSETNKRFSSLSYKSREEDPSLTEEEISAMYSSVNKSGQSLKVPESTYTCIQDGAPQRSPSSCNDLYATVKDFEKTPHSVSTPPPAGRPSEVPEPDYEAIPTLNREEEKATLETNGHHGLFPKENDYESIGDLQQCRDITRL; encoded by the exons ATGGGCCCCGCAGGGAGTGTGCTGAGCGGACAGATGCAGATGGTCCTGTGGGGGAGCCTGGCAGCAGTCGCCACCTGCTTCCTCATCACTTTCCTCATCTTTCTGTGCTCCAGTTGTGACAG AGAAAAGAAGCCGAGGCAGCACAGTGGGGACCACGAGAACCTGATGAACGTG CCTTCAGACAAGGAGATGTTCAGCCGATCAATTACTAGCCTAGCGACAGACGCTCCTGCCAGCAGTGAACAGAATGGGGCCCTGACCAATGGTGACA TTCTTTCAGAAGACAGCACCATGACCTGCATGCAACATTACGAGGAAGTGCAGACCTCGGCTTCTGATCTCCTGGACTCCCAGGACAGCACAGGGAAGCCTCCAAAATGTCATCAGAGTCGGGAGCTGCCCAGGATTCCTCCTGACAGTGTGGTGGACACGATGCTGAACACCGCAAGTGCAGGCGGGGACCAGGGCCAGGGGACGGAGGGACCGTATGAAGTGCTCAAGGACAGCTCCTCCCAAGAAAACATGGTGGAGGACTGCTTGTATGAAACGGTGAAAGAAATTAAGGAGGTGGGAGCAACCGCGCCCCTGGATAGGGGCCACGGTGCCAAGTCCAAATCCACCACGGCCTTGAAAGAGCTTCTGGGGCCCCAGTCCGAGGGCAGAGCGGAGTTTGCTGAATACGCCTCCGTGGACAGAAACAAAAAGTGTCGGCAAAGTGTTAACGCAGAGAGCATTCTTGGAAATGCTGGTGACCCAGAGGAGGAGGCCCCACCGCCTGTGCCTGTGAAGCTTTTGGATGAGAATGAAAACCTTCAGgataagggagagagaaaggccaACGAAGACGGAGCCACAGAGGGACCCAGCGAAACCAACAAG AGATTCAGTTCATTGTCGTACAAGTCTCGGGAAGAAGACCCATCTCTTACAGAAGAAGAg ATCTCCGCCATGTACTCATCAGTGAATAAGTCAGGACAGTCACTTAAAGTGCCAGAGTCCACCTACACCTGTATTCAGGATGGAGCCCCTCAGAGGTCCCCGTCTTCCTGTAATGATCTCTACGCTACTGTGAAAGACTTTGAGAAAACTCCCCACAGTGTCAGCACgcctcctccagcagggagaCCCAGCGAGGTGCCGGAGCCGGATTATGAAGCAATACCGACGCTaaacagagaggaagagaaggctACCCTGGAGACCAACGGCCACCATGGCCTTTTCCCAAAGGAGAATGACTACGAGAGCATTGGGGACTTGCAGCAGTGCAGAGATATCACCAGGCTCTAG